In the Telopea speciosissima isolate NSW1024214 ecotype Mountain lineage chromosome 2, Tspe_v1, whole genome shotgun sequence genome, one interval contains:
- the LOC122652304 gene encoding 60S ribosomal protein L10-like encodes MGRRPARCYRQIKNKPYPKSRYCRGVPDSKIRIYDVGMKKKGVDEFPFCVHLVSWEKENVSSEALEAARIACNKYMTKFAGKDAFHLRVRVHPFHVLRINKMLSCAGADRLQTGMRGAFGKPQGTCARVSIGQVLLSVRCKDNNSTHAQEALRRAKFKFPGRQKIIVSRKWGFTKYNRTDYLKWKSENRIVSDGVNAKLLGCHGPLARRTPGRAFLDAV; translated from the exons ATGGGGAGAA GACCTGCAAGGTGCTATCGCCAAATCAAGAACAAGCCATATCCAAAATCACGGTACTGTCGTGGTGTCCCTGACTCAAAGATTAGGATTTATGATGTGGGTATGAAGAAGAAAGGCGTGGATGAGTTCCCTTTCTGTGTCCACTTGGTGAGTTGGGAGAAGGAGAATGTCTCAAGTGAGGCTCTTGAGGCTGCTCGTATCGCCTGCAACAAGTACATGACAAAGTTTGCAGGCAAGGATGCTTTCCATTTGAGGGTTAGGGTGCACCCTTTCCATGTTCTGAGGATCAATAAGATGCTTTCATGCGCTGGAGCTGATAGGCTCCAGACTGGTATGAGGGGTGCTTTTGGTAAGCCACAAGGAACTTGTGCAAGAGTGAGCATTGGTCAGGTCCTCCTATCCGTCCGCTGCAAGGATAATAACAGCACTCATGCGCAGGAGGCTCTCCGCCGTGCCAAGTTCAAGTTCCCTGGTCGCCAAAAGATTATTGTTAGCAGGAAGTG GGGATTTACCAAGTACAATCGTACTGATTATCTGAAGTGGAAGTCGGAGAACAGAATTGTATCAGATGGTGTCAATGCCAAG CTTCTTGGGTGCCATGGACCTTTGGCACGACGCACTCCTGGGAGAGCTTTTTTGGATGCTGTTTGA